Below is a genomic region from Geoglobus acetivorans.
TATTTTGCCCTTCCTCCTCAGATCTCGTATCTGTTCAGCAAGTTTCCCGCCATCATCCACAAATCCGACAAGGGCACCGTTAACATAAACTCTGCATTTTTTCATGAAACATCACCCTTTAATTTTCTCCACACCAAGGCTGTAAAGGGTGGAAATGACCTCTTCCTCATCGACGCCGACGCTTACCTCAGCATACTCGGCAAAGTTCTTGACAAGACCACAGTTTGGCCCTTCTGGTGTCTCACTCGGACATATCCTCCCAAACTGAGTGGGGTGCAGATCTCTTGCCTCAAAATGCGGCTGTGATCTCGAAAGAGGAGATATTACTCTCCTGAGCTGTGAGAGAATGGAGATGTAATTGTGTCTGTCTATAAGCTGAGAAACACCCGTTCTGCCTCCTACCCAGTTACCAGTCGCCATTGGATGCATGATTCTGTCCGTGAGAACGTCACTCCTAACTGCAGTGGACATCTTCATCGACCTCCCCCTGACCTTTGCTCTCTCAAGCTGGTACTTGACATCCTTCATGAGCCTGAGAAATGCAACTCTGAAAATTTCCTCCATAAGGTCTCCAGCAAGCTTGAGCCTCTTGTTTGCATAATGGTCCTTGTCATCCTCACTTCTGTAACCAAGATAAAGCTCCAGAACTGCCTCAGCCATCCTCGCAAGGAAGAAGGCTTTCGCCTTTCTGTCTTCCTTTTCGGTCCCAATATGCGGAAGGAAGTACTGATCAATAACCTGTTCTGCTCTCTGCAACCTGTATTCCCTGCTCTGACCCGGTGCAACTCTCTTACCTATGTAATCTATTGCCTCATCCTGGCTCTCAACCTCGGCAACCTCAACATTCTCAAGCATGAACTTCATTATTTCCGGATCGTTGCTCACCATCTCAACGATTTCCTGATCGCTTTCGACGCCCAAGGCCCTCATCATCACCACAAACTGAATTGGCTTGGGGAGCTGCGGAAAACTAACCTCCAGCGTGTTGCTCTTACTCCTTTCAACAACGATTAAGGCTCTGTACCCTCTCCTCTGGCTGAAGCACTTTGCAATCTCAATCTCCTCACCGTACCTCTCTTCTTTCTCGAGAAGGATTTTGTTTGGGGCAAGGTCCTCAAGAGTCATCAGCGCCCTTTCAGTTCCATTTATGATGAAATAACCACCCGGATCAAAGGGGTCTTCACCCACGCTGACGGGGTCAACTTCATTCAGGTTGCATATCTTTGATTTGACCATCACCGGCAATTCTCCAATTCTAACCCATTCCTCCTCGAGCTCTTTACCCTCGTCGATGACCCAGCACTGAAGATACAGCGGAGCAGCATAGGTCATGTTCCTCAACCTTGCGATGGAAGGGTAAAGAACAGTCTCAGTGCCATCAGCTTCCTTTATCATAGGTTTCCCAACCTGTATTTTCCCCAGCTTTACATACGTGTTCTCGATGTCAAGCTCGATGACACCCTGCTCATCTATTACTCGCTGTAAACCCTCATCTATGAATCTGTTGTATGAGTCAATCTGGTGCTTTACCAGCCTTTCATGCGTGAAATAATTTCTTGCAAGAACTCTACTATCCATACCTACCACCCACTAACCATAAAAATTTCTCAATTCTCCCGACATTACAGTATCCCAGAATCATATCACAAGCCTGTAAGCTATACTCTTACCAAAATATTCGTCCTCTCTCGTTATTTTCACAACATCTCCTTTCTTAGCCCCAATCTCCTTCGCTATTGGGTCGTCTGACCTGATTTTCGGTAAATCTTCCTTCCTGATACCGAGTGTCTCGAGAAGTTCCTCCACTTCCCCTTCACTCAAAATCTCATGTTTTGGAACCAGTATGTGATCCTGCAGCCTGATCTTCATAGTCATCCTCCTTGAATAGGGGTTAAGCGGGCTCGACGGGATTTGAACCCGCGACCGACGGGTTAAAAGCCCGTCGCTCTGCCTGGCTGAGCTACGAGCCCTTACCCTGAAGGCTATGGTATGTGTTTAAAAAATTTTTCCGTGAGCCGGCTGGCTACTAATCTCCGCGGGGTCCGGGTTAAATATCTGCGGCCTTCGATCCACATGATTATATTTTACGGTCAAGCGTACTGCACTGAAAACATTAAAAAAGTTTATGGAAAGTATTCAATCCCTGACGGTGATATTTGTGCTGGCGAGACAGAATAAAATAAGCGTGATAAAGAGGGATGGAAGGATTGAAGAATACAATCCCTCGAAAATAAAAAGAACGATAACAAAAGCGGGCATTGATGCAAAAACTGCAACAAAAATTATCGAAGAACTCGAGGAAAGACTTTATGATGGTATAACCACAGACGAAATTTTAAGCATAGTACTTGACCTGCTTGGAAAGCACAAGGGGTTTAGTGGAAAGGTATACGACTTAAAGGGGTCTCTTTACAAACTGGGGCCTGCAGGTTACGAGTTTGAAAAATTCGTTGCAAAACTTCTGGAAGAGCACGGCTACAGAACATCCACGAACCAGATGGTGAAGGGAGAGTGCGTGGAGCATGAAATAGATATCATTGCCGAAAAAGATGGTTCAAGGTATTTAGTGGAGTGCAAGTTCCACAACATTCCGATATATACGGGGCTGAAGGAGGTAATGTACACCTACGCCAGATTTCTCGATCTCGACGGGTTTGACGGTGTATGGCTGTTCACCAACACCAAATTCTCCGATGAAGCGAAAAAATACGGTAAATGCAGAGGGGTAAAGCTCACAGGATGGAGCTATCCAAAGGGAAGGGGTATCGAATTTCTGCTAACCTCAAAAAATCTCTACCCCATAACGCTGCTGGACGTTAACAAGCATGTTCTGGATACACTCATCATGTCAGGGATAATATTCTGCAAGGATGCCATGAATGCCGGCATCGACGGCCTGAAGAAAGCCGGTCTTTCAAACAGAGACGCCAAAAGGGTTTTCCATATGGTACGAGAGGTCCTCGCAGAACTGAATAATAAATATTGAAGTGCTCCGGCCGGGATTTGAACCCGGGTCACGGGATCGAGAGTCCCGTATGATTGGCCGGGCTACACCACCGGAGCTTAATCGCACACTCCCGTGCTCAGTTTATAATACTTTTGCATAAGCCGTTTCCAGAGGTTTTGAGCATATTAATCAGGATAGATTTGAAAAAATTTATAAATTCTTCTCTCCAAAAAATTTGTATGTCAACTAATGACAAAAGGAGAGAGTACTACTCAATATCGGAGCTTGCAGAAGAGCTCGACGTGAGCACGAGGACCATCAGATATTATGAAGAAATTGGCCTTTTAAACCCCCAGAGGACTCCAGGGAATCACAGAATTTTTACAAAAAGAGATAGAGCAAGACTGAAACTTATTCTGAGAGGCAAAAGACTCGGGTTCACACTTGAGGAGATCAAGCAGATTCTCGACATGTATGATGTGAGTGAGCCAGAACAGATCAGGTTTACGCTGAAACTTGCACATGAAAAGCTCAGAGAAATTGAAGACAAACTGGAAGACCTGAAGATAATGAAAGCAGAACTTGAAGATCTGATTGAAAGGCTCAACGAGAGGCTCACAGCCCTTGAAGGACAGACACAGAAAAGGAACTCGGTTAAGGCATGACTGCACACTTTTTAAACCCATATAAATACCACCAGCCTGATGAGGTTCTGGATAGGCATAGACGACACAGACTCCAGAAAAGGAATGTGCACCACATACCTGTCGAGAATACTGATAGAGAAACTTGAAAAGGCAGGCAACAGGATTCTCGGCCTCCCGAGACTTATACGGCTCAACCCAAACATCCCATTTAAAACGAGAGGCAATGGTGCGGTTTCGTTTCTGGTAGAAACAGAAGACATTTCTGAAGTTATAGACATCAGCAACGAAACAGTTCTTGAGCTTGCCGAACTCGATGAGGAGAACACAGACCCGGGGCTTGTGTTCATCGACGCCGAAAACGACAGCATCATGAATGTGCTGTATACCTTTTCCCAGAGAGCTATAAAGGACGTCATTTCGCTTGATGAGGCTCTGTTCATTATCGGAAAATACTTCATCCCCCATCTGAAGTACAAAAGGGGCAGGGGGTTGATTGGTGCATTAGCAGCAGTTGGGGCAGAATGTGAAGACACGACAATAGAACTCCTCGCATACCGGAGAAGAGAGAGGTTCGGCAAAAGAAGAGAATATGATCCTGATTCATTCTTCCTTGCAGATTTGCTGACCTATCCGAAAACATTTGATACAGTTGACTGGGGGAATGAGGAGGTCGTCTGTGTTCCGGGCTCCCCGGACCCCGTACTTTTCGGGATACGGGGAGACGACATAAACGCCGTGCTGAGAGCGTTTGAAACTGTAAAAACCGAAAAAATAGACAGATATCAGATATTCGTCACAAATCAGGGAACTGACATGCACCTAACACACGAAGACGACATCATGAGTCTCCTTGAATCCAGATCATACATCCTCAGCGGAGTGATCGTCGAGGAGCCGTTCGAAATTGAGGGTGGGCACGTTTTCTTCACCATAGAAACAAAATTCGGCGATGTCAGGTGCGCCGCTTTTGAGCCCACAAAGCAGTTCAGGAACATCATCCGAAAGCTGCGAAAAGGTGATCGTGTAATCGTTTACGGAGCATACAAGGATGAGACAATCAATCTTGAAAAATTAAGGATAGAATCTCTCGCAAAACTATACCGGGAGATGAATCCGGTCTGTCCGGAATGCGGCAAAAGGATGGAAAGCGAGGGTAAGAACAAGGGATTCAGATGCAGGAAATGCAGGACAAAAGCCGAAGGAAAAGTACTGGTCGAAGTTGAGAGAGACCTTGAACCGGGAATCTACGAGGTACCTCCATCGGCCAGAAGGCACCTGTCAAAACCACTCATAAGGATGGATGTTGAGGACAGGCACATCTTCAGGTAACATTATAAAAGCAAGATCAACACAGTTCTGATGACCATGAAAAGAAAGGGGACGCACTACGAAAGGGAACTCGTACACCTCCTGTGGGATGAGGGTTTTGCAGCCATACGAAGTGCTGGCAGTGGTTCAATGCAGTATCCCTCCCCAGATATTCTTGCAGGAAACGGGGCGATTTTTCTTGCAATAGAGGTAAAGGTCAGAGAGAAGCTCCCTCTTTACATCTCCGCCGAAAAGCTGAGAGAACTCGTAATGTTTTCAAACCTGTTCGGAGCAAAGCCCATCATAGCCCTGAAGGTCAAAAAAGAAAAATGGAGATTTTTCGAGCTGGAAATGCTTGAAGAGACCAAAAAAGGGTACAAAATCACACAGAAAAAATTCTTTGAAGGAAAGGAGCTTGGTGAAATACTGAACAAATACAGGCAGGAAAGACTTTAAATCTGCCCGGTGTTGATAGGGGCATGCGTATTCCTGAGTCTCACCCCAGATATCATTCGCTTATGACAAGAGAGAAGCTGGTTGAAGGCTTCAGGAAGGGCCTTGTTGCTCCCGAAGGTCTCATAGCTCAGGGAAGGGGAGAGTGCTTCGATTATCTGCTTGGTGAGGTGAGCCATGATTTTGCCCTCGAAGCTGAGAGGGTTGCAGTTGCCATGCTCATAACATCCAGGCACCCTGTCATCTCGGTAAACGGCAACACCGCCGCACTCGTAGGAAAAGAGATTTCCGAACTGGCCAAACTCCTGAACATCCCGTTAGAGGTGAATATATTCTACAGAACGGAGGAAAGATTCAGGAAGATAGCGGAAGAACTTGGAAAATACGGTGCCGTTGTGTACAGCAACAGCGATGCCTTTCTGGAAGGACTTGAATCCGCCAGGCGAATAGTCGATAAAAGGGGAATTTACAGGGCAGATGCTGTCCTTGTCCCTCTTGAAGATGGGGACAGATGTGAAATCCTGAAAAAGCACGGTAAAAAGGTCATAACCATTGACCTGAATCCGCTGTCAA
It encodes:
- a CDS encoding DNA-directed RNA polymerase subunit H, encoding MKIRLQDHILVPKHEILSEGEVEELLETLGIRKEDLPKIRSDDPIAKEIGAKKGDVVKITREDEYFGKSIAYRLVI
- the hjc gene encoding Holliday junction resolvase Hjc; translation: MTMKRKGTHYERELVHLLWDEGFAAIRSAGSGSMQYPSPDILAGNGAIFLAIEVKVREKLPLYISAEKLRELVMFSNLFGAKPIIALKVKKEKWRFFELEMLEETKKGYKITQKKFFEGKELGEILNKYRQERL
- a CDS encoding ATP cone domain-containing protein, with protein sequence MIFVLARQNKISVIKRDGRIEEYNPSKIKRTITKAGIDAKTATKIIEELEERLYDGITTDEILSIVLDLLGKHKGFSGKVYDLKGSLYKLGPAGYEFEKFVAKLLEEHGYRTSTNQMVKGECVEHEIDIIAEKDGSRYLVECKFHNIPIYTGLKEVMYTYARFLDLDGFDGVWLFTNTKFSDEAKKYGKCRGVKLTGWSYPKGRGIEFLLTSKNLYPITLLDVNKHVLDTLIMSGIIFCKDAMNAGIDGLKKAGLSNRDAKRVFHMVREVLAELNNKY
- a CDS encoding tRNA(Ile)(2)-agmatinylcytidine synthase, translated to MRFWIGIDDTDSRKGMCTTYLSRILIEKLEKAGNRILGLPRLIRLNPNIPFKTRGNGAVSFLVETEDISEVIDISNETVLELAELDEENTDPGLVFIDAENDSIMNVLYTFSQRAIKDVISLDEALFIIGKYFIPHLKYKRGRGLIGALAAVGAECEDTTIELLAYRRRERFGKRREYDPDSFFLADLLTYPKTFDTVDWGNEEVVCVPGSPDPVLFGIRGDDINAVLRAFETVKTEKIDRYQIFVTNQGTDMHLTHEDDIMSLLESRSYILSGVIVEEPFEIEGGHVFFTIETKFGDVRCAAFEPTKQFRNIIRKLRKGDRVIVYGAYKDETINLEKLRIESLAKLYREMNPVCPECGKRMESEGKNKGFRCRKCRTKAEGKVLVEVERDLEPGIYEVPPSARRHLSKPLIRMDVEDRHIFR
- a CDS encoding 4-phosphopantoate--beta-alanine ligase, producing the protein MRIPESHPRYHSLMTREKLVEGFRKGLVAPEGLIAQGRGECFDYLLGEVSHDFALEAERVAVAMLITSRHPVISVNGNTAALVGKEISELAKLLNIPLEVNIFYRTEERFRKIAEELGKYGAVVYSNSDAFLEGLESARRIVDKRGIYRADAVLVPLEDGDRCEILKKHGKKVITIDLNPLSRTAQMADVTIVDNVVRAIPNMIGFARELMSLEKEELEKIVRAYDNRNILRRAVIAINEHLSTRAGDFDG
- a CDS encoding MerR family transcriptional regulator, which produces MSTNDKRREYYSISELAEELDVSTRTIRYYEEIGLLNPQRTPGNHRIFTKRDRARLKLILRGKRLGFTLEEIKQILDMYDVSEPEQIRFTLKLAHEKLREIEDKLEDLKIMKAELEDLIERLNERLTALEGQTQKRNSVKA
- a CDS encoding DNA-directed RNA polymerase subunit B''; protein product: MDSRVLARNYFTHERLVKHQIDSYNRFIDEGLQRVIDEQGVIELDIENTYVKLGKIQVGKPMIKEADGTETVLYPSIARLRNMTYAAPLYLQCWVIDEGKELEEEWVRIGELPVMVKSKICNLNEVDPVSVGEDPFDPGGYFIINGTERALMTLEDLAPNKILLEKEERYGEEIEIAKCFSQRRGYRALIVVERSKSNTLEVSFPQLPKPIQFVVMMRALGVESDQEIVEMVSNDPEIMKFMLENVEVAEVESQDEAIDYIGKRVAPGQSREYRLQRAEQVIDQYFLPHIGTEKEDRKAKAFFLARMAEAVLELYLGYRSEDDKDHYANKRLKLAGDLMEEIFRVAFLRLMKDVKYQLERAKVRGRSMKMSTAVRSDVLTDRIMHPMATGNWVGGRTGVSQLIDRHNYISILSQLRRVISPLSRSQPHFEARDLHPTQFGRICPSETPEGPNCGLVKNFAEYAEVSVGVDEEEVISTLYSLGVEKIKG